A genomic window from Bacteroidota bacterium includes:
- the sprA gene encoding cell surface protein SprA — translation MPQHWPLFYSEPAVTAHSSDANGYYFNPVAPGDTPPTLHYPIDPNDGSDPFNDDENNFDLEPEVEPTIIYDPETDEYIYQPEMGTEFYENPQYITFEEYLEAQGDKAIDDYWQERSDASNILGGSGQGIELTPFNKECRLFDGCNVEIRPQGNVELTFGGSFQNIQNPILTENQRKQGGFDFKMDINANVIGSIGNNLKLNFNYNTQATFDFENQIKLEYKGKDDQIVKGIEAGNVSLPLTTQLIPGTQSLFGIKTEFQFGRLTMTNILSQQKSQTQSIQIEGGAQKREFEIFADEYDENRHFFMSHYFREGYEGWLKTLPYVSSPINVTKMEVWVTNTTGETENTRDIVAFSDLGEPDSIYWGVINPAGTINSLTPGGLPANNANDLYQKLNGAAGARDLNSVISTLSGGTFNMQAVQDYEKARMRKLEPTDYIYNPQLGFISLNTTLQPDDVLAVAYEYTYQGQTFQVGEFSSDLPPGVDTSNVLFMKMLKSTSAITQIPLWDLMMKNVYSLGAFQVSNEGFRLDVLYQDPGGGLKRFIPANNADVNSQPLIKLLGLDRLNNNNDPQPDGIFDFVNGVTINTQNGRVYFPVLEPFGDYLRSPAVFDGDLEVEKFAYDELYDETKTIALQFPQFDRYVISGEYKSSVSSEIYLGAFNLPKGSVQVTAGGQLLTENVDYTIDYSLGRLKIINESILNSGQQINVTFENNAFYGFQTKSLIGTRLDYWINDNFTLGATWLHLSERPYTQKVNIGDDPISNSIYGFDINYTDDAPWMTRALDKLPFYSTKEASTFSFTGEYAYFHPGHSKAIGKDDAGTIYIDDFEGSRSAYDLKFPFASWVLASTPQNAVDEFGDVLFPEATLFDSLEYGKNRAKLAWYNIDPLFNEDNNPSRPDHLTAEDLSNHYTIQIDEKEIFPQADFETTVLTQLSTFDLAYYPEERGQYNYDVKPGLFSDGIDANGKLINAASRWGGIMRNLETNDFEAANIEFVEFWVMDPFDNRGPIDGEQVVDGGYLYINLGNVSEDILKDSRMFFENGMPKDGSADGLDQTNWGNVPRTLPITTAFDNDVESRENQDKGYDGLNSVQEADFFDVYIADATDVLGGGSEPIDLINNDPSSDDYHYYRGTDYDNQELSILERYKKYNNPQGNSPTTESSPEDYPTAATTIPETEDLNDDFTLTETESYFQYRIKMEPGMEATNPYITDVVIAPHSFEDGSTDSVKWYQFKVPIDQYDSRVGSIQDFKSIRFIRLYMTEFEQPVVMRFARLELVRNQWRRFQFSLLNPGEYLPDDDGNETDFNVSSVSIEENSARQPIPYALPPGVEREQTLGSGSSVSTYQQNEQSLSMQVCPLQDGDARAIFKSLNIDLRRYGRMIMNVHAEPLPDAPLATLNDGDLHLFIRMGSDFTNNYYEYDVPLKVTKLPLPAGTTEDDAVREAIWATLIDFPLDSLVAVKTLRNQNEISPLTPFSVDAADGITYSIIGNPDLGYVEEIMIGIRNPKELTGSGEEYCAEVWVNELRLTGIDESGGWAALARADFKLADLGTFTVSGNMHTAGFGTLEQQIDERYKDNFYQYAASLSLELGKFLPQGANLRLPFYASISESYSNPEFDPYELDVDLKDKIEEIATTYGSDSANTYKQSVVDYIAVKSINLSNIRFERGDKAGTPMPWDKENFDLTLAYSQEYNSNPTLEYDVVNRYKAALGYSFNQKAKYITPLEKVIDKKYKWLTPIRDFNFNLLPTGYSFRTELNRQFGETLMRDIYGDGLIDPTYDKYFTWDRYYGLKLEPAKSIKIDFSATNNARIDEPYGELDTQEKRDSVWMSFMDLGRTTNYRHTLSATYTLPISKLPIFSWVTVKANYNTSYGWIAGSLGLADTLGNTVNNTQSRSVNGELNFRNLYNKSKFFKQYNSNTSPAKTNTKGSKDEEDEDEDTGKAAATDPKKNTTPTVSAPVETLVRLLIGLKRVTINYTQNYGTTLPGFMPHSEILGLNTATAAPGFDFIFGYQPTYKWMDSISRLGYLSTATSLNYLFLQTNSEVLDVRANFEPIKDFRLDINLNKNYSKNHSEYFKNTLTVEDPLFEHINAVDAGSFSISYSIMGTVFEKLDPKEVSATFKEFEANREIISNRWQTEENTVYSNDIFYNPLTGTFLPSYAEGYGPYSQDVLIPAFLAAYTGKSANDVSLNPFSQTPKPNYRITYNGLSKLPGFKKLFSSFTITSAYSSTLSLNSFATDLDFDGNYYVYAHVVDTLSGNFITLYDIPNILINESLSPLIGFDVTWINGITSKFDFKKSRTLTMSFIDYQLTQIHSTEFTIGAGYKMSGFTFPFKINGRRPNLENDLTFKFDLSFRDDITTNFRLDQDLNEPTGGLTSITISPTIDYVVNDRFNIQLYFDRQVTDPKISTSYPITSTNAGVKIRFSLAE, via the coding sequence GTGCCTCAGCACTGGCCGCTTTTCTACTCTGAACCGGCAGTGACAGCACATAGCAGTGATGCAAATGGTTATTATTTTAATCCCGTTGCACCAGGTGATACACCACCTACCCTCCACTATCCTATCGACCCAAATGATGGTTCAGACCCTTTTAACGACGACGAAAATAATTTCGACCTCGAACCTGAAGTAGAACCTACCATTATTTACGACCCTGAGACTGATGAATACATTTATCAGCCAGAAATGGGAACCGAGTTTTATGAAAATCCGCAATACATCACTTTCGAAGAATACTTGGAAGCACAAGGTGATAAAGCTATTGATGATTATTGGCAGGAAAGATCAGATGCGTCTAATATATTAGGTGGTAGCGGACAAGGAATTGAACTTACACCTTTTAACAAGGAATGTCGTTTGTTTGATGGTTGTAATGTTGAAATTCGCCCTCAGGGAAATGTTGAACTTACATTTGGTGGAAGTTTTCAAAATATCCAAAATCCAATCTTAACCGAAAATCAACGCAAACAAGGTGGTTTCGATTTTAAAATGGATATTAATGCGAATGTTATCGGTTCAATTGGAAATAATTTAAAACTGAATTTTAATTACAATACGCAGGCAACATTCGATTTCGAAAATCAAATTAAACTGGAGTACAAAGGCAAAGATGATCAGATAGTAAAAGGAATTGAAGCAGGTAACGTTAGTTTGCCACTTACAACACAATTAATTCCCGGAACACAAAGTTTATTTGGTATTAAAACTGAATTTCAATTTGGTCGCTTAACAATGACCAATATTTTATCGCAACAAAAATCACAAACACAAAGTATACAAATTGAAGGCGGTGCGCAAAAAAGAGAATTCGAAATTTTTGCTGATGAATATGATGAAAACCGTCACTTCTTTATGTCGCATTATTTTCGTGAAGGTTACGAAGGCTGGTTAAAAACATTGCCTTATGTAAGTTCTCCGATTAATGTTACAAAGATGGAGGTTTGGGTAACCAATACAACAGGTGAAACTGAAAATACGCGCGACATTGTTGCCTTTTCCGATTTAGGTGAGCCGGATTCTATTTATTGGGGTGTAATAAATCCTGCAGGAACAATTAATAGTTTAACGCCGGGCGGATTACCTGCAAATAATGCCAACGATTTATACCAGAAATTAAATGGTGCAGCCGGTGCTCGCGATTTAAATAGTGTGATTTCTACTTTATCCGGCGGAACATTTAACATGCAGGCAGTGCAGGATTATGAAAAAGCACGCATGCGTAAATTAGAACCGACAGATTATATCTACAACCCGCAACTCGGTTTTATTTCATTAAATACTACTTTACAACCTGATGATGTTTTAGCCGTTGCTTACGAATATACTTACCAAGGACAAACATTTCAGGTGGGTGAATTTTCCAGCGACTTACCACCGGGTGTAGATACATCAAATGTATTGTTTATGAAAATGCTGAAAAGCACTTCAGCAATTACGCAAATTCCTTTATGGGATTTGATGATGAAAAACGTTTATTCATTAGGTGCATTTCAGGTAAGTAATGAAGGTTTCCGTTTAGATGTTTTATATCAGGATCCGGGTGGTGGATTAAAAAGATTTATTCCTGCAAATAATGCAGACGTAAATAGTCAGCCATTAATTAAATTATTAGGTTTAGACCGTTTAAATAATAATAATGACCCTCAACCGGATGGTATTTTCGACTTTGTAAATGGTGTTACAATTAACACACAAAATGGTCGTGTGTATTTTCCTGTGTTGGAACCATTTGGTGATTATTTAAGGTCGCCGGCCGTTTTTGATGGCGATTTAGAAGTTGAAAAATTTGCTTACGACGAATTATACGACGAAACAAAAACCATCGCATTACAATTTCCGCAATTCGACCGTTATGTAATTTCTGGTGAATATAAATCGAGTGTGAGTTCTGAAATTTATCTCGGTGCATTTAATTTACCTAAAGGTTCGGTTCAGGTAACTGCAGGCGGACAATTATTAACAGAAAATGTTGACTATACCATTGATTATAGTTTAGGACGATTAAAAATTATTAATGAATCCATATTAAATTCAGGACAACAAATTAATGTTACGTTTGAAAATAATGCATTTTATGGTTTCCAAACGAAATCGTTAATTGGAACCAGATTAGATTATTGGATTAATGATAATTTTACCTTAGGTGCAACATGGTTACATTTAAGTGAACGTCCTTACACGCAAAAAGTAAATATCGGTGATGATCCGATTTCAAATAGTATTTACGGTTTTGACATCAATTATACTGATGATGCACCGTGGATGACACGTGCGTTAGATAAATTACCATTCTACAGCACGAAAGAAGCTTCTACATTTTCATTTACCGGTGAATATGCATATTTCCACCCGGGTCACAGCAAAGCAATTGGTAAAGATGATGCAGGTACAATTTATATCGACGATTTTGAAGGCAGCAGAAGTGCCTACGATTTAAAATTCCCGTTTGCAAGTTGGGTACTCGCCAGTACACCACAAAACGCAGTTGATGAATTTGGTGATGTATTATTTCCGGAAGCTACTTTATTTGACAGTTTAGAATACGGAAAAAATCGCGCGAAATTAGCTTGGTATAATATCGACCCATTATTTAATGAAGATAATAATCCATCACGCCCTGATCACTTAACGGCAGAAGATTTATCAAATCACTACACGATTCAAATTGATGAAAAAGAAATTTTTCCGCAAGCCGATTTTGAAACTACTGTATTAACACAATTATCTACTTTCGATTTAGCATATTATCCAGAAGAACGTGGACAATATAATTACGATGTAAAACCGGGATTATTTTCTGACGGTATTGATGCAAACGGTAAATTAATAAATGCGGCATCACGCTGGGGTGGTATCATGCGTAATCTTGAAACCAACGATTTTGAAGCTGCCAATATTGAATTTGTAGAATTCTGGGTAATGGATCCTTTTGACAACAGAGGACCTATTGATGGTGAACAGGTTGTAGATGGTGGTTATTTATATATCAACTTAGGTAACGTTTCAGAAGACATCTTAAAAGATTCAAGAATGTTTTTTGAAAATGGTATGCCAAAAGATGGCAGCGCTGATGGTTTAGATCAAACAAACTGGGGTAATGTTCCAAGAACGTTGCCAATTACAACAGCATTTGATAACGATGTTGAATCACGTGAAAATCAGGATAAAGGTTATGATGGTTTAAACAGCGTGCAGGAAGCCGATTTTTTTGATGTTTATATAGCAGATGCAACCGATGTTTTAGGTGGTGGCAGTGAACCAATCGATTTAATTAATAATGACCCTTCCTCAGATGATTATCATTATTATCGTGGAACAGATTATGATAATCAGGAATTAAGTATTCTTGAGCGTTATAAAAAATATAATAATCCACAAGGCAACTCACCAACTACAGAATCATCACCTGAAGATTATCCGACAGCAGCAACAACAATTCCTGAAACTGAAGATTTAAATGATGATTTTACTTTAACAGAAACAGAATCTTATTTCCAATACCGGATTAAAATGGAACCTGGTATGGAAGCAACCAATCCATATATTACAGATGTAGTAATTGCACCACATTCATTTGAAGATGGCAGTACCGATAGCGTTAAATGGTATCAGTTTAAAGTGCCTATTGATCAGTATGATTCGCGTGTTGGTAGTATTCAGGATTTTAAATCGATTCGTTTTATTCGTTTATACATGACTGAATTCGAGCAACCGGTGGTAATGCGTTTTGCTCGTTTAGAATTAGTGAGAAATCAGTGGAGAAGATTCCAATTCAGTTTATTAAATCCGGGCGAATATTTACCGGATGATGATGGTAATGAAACCGATTTTAATGTATCATCAGTTAGTATAGAAGAAAACAGTGCACGTCAGCCAATTCCTTATGCGTTGCCTCCGGGTGTTGAACGCGAACAAACATTAGGAAGTGGAAGTTCTGTTTCTACATATCAGCAAAATGAGCAATCATTAAGTATGCAGGTTTGTCCGTTGCAGGATGGTGATGCAAGAGCAATTTTTAAATCACTGAATATTGATTTACGCCGTTACGGTCGCATGATTATGAACGTGCATGCTGAACCACTTCCGGATGCACCGCTTGCAACTTTAAATGATGGTGATTTACATTTATTTATCAGAATGGGTTCAGATTTTACCAATAACTATTACGAGTATGATGTTCCGCTGAAAGTAACCAAATTACCATTACCTGCAGGAACAACAGAAGATGATGCGGTTCGTGAAGCTATTTGGGCAACTTTAATTGATTTCCCGCTCGACTCTTTAGTTGCTGTAAAAACTTTGCGTAATCAAAATGAAATTTCTCCATTAACACCATTTTCAGTAGATGCTGCCGATGGCATTACCTATTCAATTATTGGTAATCCGGATTTAGGGTATGTTGAAGAAATTATGATTGGTATCCGCAATCCGAAAGAATTAACAGGAAGTGGTGAAGAATATTGTGCTGAAGTTTGGGTGAATGAATTACGTTTAACCGGCATCGACGAAAGTGGCGGATGGGCTGCATTGGCAAGAGCTGATTTTAAATTGGCTGACTTAGGTACATTTACTGTTTCAGGTAATATGCATACTGCCGGATTTGGAACTTTAGAACAACAAATAGATGAACGTTATAAAGATAATTTTTATCAGTATGCTGCATCATTAAGTTTGGAACTTGGTAAATTTTTACCACAAGGTGCTAATTTGCGTTTACCTTTTTATGCAAGTATTTCTGAATCATACAGCAATCCTGAATTCGATCCGTATGAACTGGATGTAGATTTAAAAGATAAAATTGAAGAAATTGCAACTACCTACGGAAGTGATTCTGCAAATACCTATAAACAATCGGTGGTAGATTATATTGCAGTAAAAAGTATCAACTTATCAAACATTCGTTTTGAACGTGGTGATAAAGCGGGAACACCAATGCCATGGGATAAGGAAAATTTTGACTTAACATTAGCTTATTCGCAGGAATACAATAGTAATCCAACATTAGAATACGATGTAGTGAATCGTTATAAAGCTGCTTTGGGATATAGCTTCAATCAGAAAGCAAAATATATTACACCACTTGAAAAAGTAATTGATAAAAAATATAAATGGCTAACACCAATTCGTGATTTTAATTTCAATTTATTACCAACCGGATACAGTTTCCGCACCGAATTAAATCGTCAGTTTGGTGAAACATTAATGCGCGATATTTATGGCGACGGATTAATTGATCCTACTTACGATAAATATTTTACCTGGGACAGATACTATGGTTTAAAACTGGAACCAGCTAAGTCAATTAAAATAGATTTCAGTGCAACAAACAATGCGCGTATTGATGAACCTTATGGCGAACTTGATACACAGGAAAAACGTGATTCTGTTTGGATGAGTTTCATGGACTTAGGCCGAACTACAAATTATCGTCATACACTTTCAGCAACCTATACTTTGCCAATTAGTAAATTACCAATTTTCAGTTGGGTTACTGTTAAAGCAAATTACAATACCAGTTATGGCTGGATTGCAGGTTCACTTGGATTAGCAGATACATTAGGTAATACTGTAAATAATACACAATCGAGATCAGTTAATGGAGAATTGAACTTTAGAAACCTTTACAATAAATCGAAATTCTTTAAACAATACAATTCAAATACTTCTCCGGCAAAAACAAATACAAAAGGCTCAAAAGATGAGGAAGATGAAGATGAAGACACCGGAAAAGCCGCTGCAACCGACCCGAAAAAAAATACAACACCTACCGTTTCCGCGCCTGTTGAAACACTGGTTCGTTTATTAATCGGATTAAAACGTGTAACTATAAATTACACACAAAATTATGGCACTACCCTTCCTGGATTTATGCCACATTCTGAAATTTTAGGATTAAACACCGCAACTGCTGCTCCTGGATTTGATTTCATATTCGGTTATCAGCCTACTTATAAATGGATGGATAGTATATCGCGTTTGGGATATTTAAGTACTGCAACGTCACTCAATTATTTATTCCTTCAAACTAACAGTGAAGTTTTAGATGTGCGTGCTAACTTTGAACCGATAAAAGATTTCCGTTTAGACATCAACCTCAATAAAAATTATTCGAAAAACCATTCTGAATATTTCAAAAATACATTAACTGTTGAAGACCCTTTATTTGAGCATATCAATGCTGTTGATGCAGGAAGTTTCAGTATCAGTTACAGTATTATGGGAACCGTTTTCGAAAAATTAGACCCGAAAGAAGTAAGTGCTACGTTCAAAGAATTTGAAGCCAACCGGGAAATTATCTCTAACCGCTGGCAAACAGAAGAAAATACCGTTTATTCAAACGACATTTTTTACAACCCATTAACAGGAACTTTCCTTCCAAGTTATGCGGAAGGTTACGGCCCTTATTCGCAAGATGTATTGATACCTGCATTTTTAGCAGCTTATACCGGAAAATCTGCAAACGATGTTTCTTTAAATCCATTTAGTCAGACACCAAAGCCAAACTATCGCATCACATATAATGGTTTGAGTAAATTGCCGGGATTCAAAAAATTATTTTCATCGTTTACGATTACAAGTGCCTATTCATCAACATTATCATTAAATAGTTTCGCAACAGATTTAGATTTTGATGGTAATTATTATGTATATGCACACGTGGTAGATACCTTATCCGGAAACTTTATCACTTTATATGATATTCCAAATATCTTAATTAACGAATCACTTTCTCCGTTAATTGGATTTGATGTTACCTGGATAAATGGTATTACTTCTAAGTTTGATTTCAAGAAATCAAGAACACTCACTATGAGTTTTATCGATTATCAATTAACACAAATTCATTCAACCGAATTTACAATTGGTGCAGGATATAAAATGAGCGGATTTACCTTCCCATTCAAAATAAATGGTCGCCGCCCGAACTTAGAAAACGACCTTACCTTTAAATTTGATTTAAGTTTCAGAGATGATATTACCACCAACTTCCGTTTGGATCAGGATTTAAATGAACCTACCGGTGGTTTAACCAGTATTACTATTTCTCCTACAATTGATTATGTAGTAAATGATCGTTTTAATATTCAGTTATATTTCGACAGACAGGTGACTGACCCTAAAATTTCAACATCATATCCTATCACCTCAACAAACGCCGGAGTTAAGATTAGATTTAGTTTAGCTGAGTAA
- the ruvA gene encoding Holliday junction branch migration protein RuvA: MIAYLNGEFKVKNPAYFIVECNGVGYQVNISLNTFSKLQTLDKGKIHTYLHVREDAQILYGFADESEKNLFISLISVQGVGTNTARMILSSMSPGDLEEAIRTENDVLIQRIKGVGPKTAKRLVIDLKDKIGKGTGATENSFGFGHNTMKEEALSALAMLGFTRQQGEKAIGSAMKLNPTPANVESLIKLALKNL, from the coding sequence ATGATCGCATACTTAAACGGTGAATTTAAAGTAAAAAACCCCGCGTATTTTATAGTGGAGTGCAACGGCGTGGGGTATCAGGTAAACATCAGTTTAAATACCTTTTCTAAGCTTCAAACTTTGGATAAAGGGAAAATACACACATATTTGCATGTTCGTGAGGATGCGCAGATTTTGTACGGGTTTGCAGATGAAAGTGAGAAAAACTTATTTATCAGTTTAATTTCCGTTCAGGGCGTTGGAACCAACACGGCAAGAATGATTTTGTCGAGTATGAGTCCGGGCGATCTGGAAGAAGCAATAAGAACCGAAAATGATGTGCTCATTCAACGCATAAAAGGTGTAGGTCCGAAAACCGCAAAACGGCTTGTAATCGACCTTAAAGACAAGATTGGCAAGGGAACAGGAGCAACGGAAAATTCTTTTGGGTTTGGACACAATACTATGAAAGAAGAAGCGTTAAGTGCTTTGGCGATGCTCGGGTTTACACGTCAACAAGGCGAAAAAGCTATTGGAAGTGCGATGAAACTGAACCCTACACCCGCGAATGTAGAAAGCTTGATTAAATTAGCATTGAAGAACTTGTAA